In the genome of Neofelis nebulosa isolate mNeoNeb1 chromosome 6, mNeoNeb1.pri, whole genome shotgun sequence, one region contains:
- the DXO gene encoding decapping and exoribonuclease protein isoform X1, with protein MRKPPLHTSPTSGLTCRDVLAPQSSQDLMDRRGTKRRGENIEEAEPRNKLPGPAPSMPTDPALYSGPFPFYRRPSELGCFSLDAQRQYHGDAQALRYYSPPPTNGQGPNFDLRDGYPDRYQPRDEEIREGLDHLLRWLLDHRGQLEGGPGWLAGAIVTWRGHLTKLLTTPYERQEGWQLAASRFQGTLYLSEVETPAARAQRLARPPLLRELMYMGYKFEQYMCADKPGSSPDPSGEVNTNVAFCSVLRSRLGNHPLLFSGEVDCIDPQAPSTQPPTCYVELKTSKEMHSPGQWRSFYRHKLLKWWAQSFLLGIPNVIAGFRNPEGFICSLKTFPTMEMFEYVRNDRDGWNPSVCMNFCAAFLSFAQNTVVQDDPRLVYLFSWEPGSPVTVSKHQDAPYAFLPTWYVEAVTQDLPSPPKTLSPKN; from the exons ATGCGGAAACCACCCTTGCATACCTCCCCGACTTCTGGACTCACCTGCCGTGACGTCTTAGCTCCACAGAG TTCTCAGGACCTCATGGATCGCAGAGGGAccaagagaagaggggaaaacataGAGGAAGCTGAGCCTCGGAACAAACTCCCCGGCCCAGCACCCTCAATGCCCACAGACCCCGCCCTGTACTCTGGGCCCTTCCCTTTCTACCGGCGCCCTTCTGAACTGGGCTGCTTCTCCCTGGATGCACAACGCCAGTACCATGGAGATGCTCAAGCCTTGCGCTACTACAGCCCACCCCCTACCAATGGTCAAGGCCCCAACTTTGACCTCAGAGACGGATACCCTGATCGATACCAGCCCAGGGACGAGGAGATCCGAGAGGGGCTGGATCACCTGCTACGTTGGCTCCTGGATCACCGAGGCCAGCTGGAGGG GGGTCCAGGCTGGCTGGCAGGGGCCATAGTGACATGGCGAGGGCACCTGACAAAATTGCTGACGACACCGTATGAGCGGCAGGAGGGCTGGCAGCTGGCGGCCTCCCGCTTCCAGGGGACACTGTACCTGAGTGAGGTAGAGACGCCGGCAGCTCGGGCCCAGAGGCTTGCCCGGCCACCCCTCCTCCGAGAGCTTATGTACATGGGGTACAAGTTTGAGCAATACATGTGCGCAG ACAAACCTGGAAGCTCCCCGGACCCCTCTGGGGAGGTTAACACCAATGTGGCCTTCTGCTCTGTGCTACGCAGCCGCCTGGGAAACCACCCTCTGCTCTTCTCAGGGGAGGTAGACTGTATAGACCCTCAGGCCCCATCCACACAGCCCCCCACCTGCTATGTGGAGCTCAAGACCTCCAAAGAGATGCACAGCCCTGGTCAATGGAGGAGCTTCTACAG ACACAAGCTTCTGAAATGGTGGGCTCAGTCATTCCTTCTGGGCATCCCAAATGTCATTGCTGGCTTCCGTAACCCAGAGGGTTTCATCTGTTCCCTCAAGACCTTTCCTACTATGGAGATGTTCGAGTATGTCAGG AATGACCGTGATGGCTGGAATCCCTCCGTGTGCATGAACTTCTGTGCCGCCTTCCTTAGCTTTGCCCAGAACACAGTTGTCCAGGACGACCCCAG GCTCGTCTATCTCTTCTCCTGGGAGCCTGGCAGCCCAGTCACAGTGTCGAAACATCAAGATGCACCCTATGCCTTCCTGCCCACGTGGTACGTGGAAGCCGTGACACAAGACCTCCCATCGCCCCCCAAGACGCTTTCCCCCAAGAACTGA
- the DXO gene encoding decapping and exoribonuclease protein isoform X2 gives MDRRGTKRRGENIEEAEPRNKLPGPAPSMPTDPALYSGPFPFYRRPSELGCFSLDAQRQYHGDAQALRYYSPPPTNGQGPNFDLRDGYPDRYQPRDEEIREGLDHLLRWLLDHRGQLEGGPGWLAGAIVTWRGHLTKLLTTPYERQEGWQLAASRFQGTLYLSEVETPAARAQRLARPPLLRELMYMGYKFEQYMCADKPGSSPDPSGEVNTNVAFCSVLRSRLGNHPLLFSGEVDCIDPQAPSTQPPTCYVELKTSKEMHSPGQWRSFYRHKLLKWWAQSFLLGIPNVIAGFRNPEGFICSLKTFPTMEMFEYVRNDRDGWNPSVCMNFCAAFLSFAQNTVVQDDPRLVYLFSWEPGSPVTVSKHQDAPYAFLPTWYVEAVTQDLPSPPKTLSPKN, from the exons ATGGATCGCAGAGGGAccaagagaagaggggaaaacataGAGGAAGCTGAGCCTCGGAACAAACTCCCCGGCCCAGCACCCTCAATGCCCACAGACCCCGCCCTGTACTCTGGGCCCTTCCCTTTCTACCGGCGCCCTTCTGAACTGGGCTGCTTCTCCCTGGATGCACAACGCCAGTACCATGGAGATGCTCAAGCCTTGCGCTACTACAGCCCACCCCCTACCAATGGTCAAGGCCCCAACTTTGACCTCAGAGACGGATACCCTGATCGATACCAGCCCAGGGACGAGGAGATCCGAGAGGGGCTGGATCACCTGCTACGTTGGCTCCTGGATCACCGAGGCCAGCTGGAGGG GGGTCCAGGCTGGCTGGCAGGGGCCATAGTGACATGGCGAGGGCACCTGACAAAATTGCTGACGACACCGTATGAGCGGCAGGAGGGCTGGCAGCTGGCGGCCTCCCGCTTCCAGGGGACACTGTACCTGAGTGAGGTAGAGACGCCGGCAGCTCGGGCCCAGAGGCTTGCCCGGCCACCCCTCCTCCGAGAGCTTATGTACATGGGGTACAAGTTTGAGCAATACATGTGCGCAG ACAAACCTGGAAGCTCCCCGGACCCCTCTGGGGAGGTTAACACCAATGTGGCCTTCTGCTCTGTGCTACGCAGCCGCCTGGGAAACCACCCTCTGCTCTTCTCAGGGGAGGTAGACTGTATAGACCCTCAGGCCCCATCCACACAGCCCCCCACCTGCTATGTGGAGCTCAAGACCTCCAAAGAGATGCACAGCCCTGGTCAATGGAGGAGCTTCTACAG ACACAAGCTTCTGAAATGGTGGGCTCAGTCATTCCTTCTGGGCATCCCAAATGTCATTGCTGGCTTCCGTAACCCAGAGGGTTTCATCTGTTCCCTCAAGACCTTTCCTACTATGGAGATGTTCGAGTATGTCAGG AATGACCGTGATGGCTGGAATCCCTCCGTGTGCATGAACTTCTGTGCCGCCTTCCTTAGCTTTGCCCAGAACACAGTTGTCCAGGACGACCCCAG GCTCGTCTATCTCTTCTCCTGGGAGCCTGGCAGCCCAGTCACAGTGTCGAAACATCAAGATGCACCCTATGCCTTCCTGCCCACGTGGTACGTGGAAGCCGTGACACAAGACCTCCCATCGCCCCCCAAGACGCTTTCCCCCAAGAACTGA